One window of the Camarhynchus parvulus chromosome 2, STF_HiC, whole genome shotgun sequence genome contains the following:
- the YME1L1 gene encoding ATP-dependent zinc metalloprotease YME1L1 — MFSFSTVQPQATVPLSHLINAFHSPKNSTTSASKASIQPVQRDTSPEHDPQKSESVFKNLRDLGLSDLKANQFRELVNRLLPGYCTESKVSSQWHTSYVSAQSFFENKHGFVDVFSALRSSCLYGQHPHPLQNFCSDVRCWPVYIQTRNFKTLRSRSRRLQSTSDQFTEPKSSLSSILKGFILRKLRIDVENLDTLMKTKNIPEAHQDAFKTGFAEGFLKAQVFLQKTLDSLRRSRLLSFFLFVLCFYLAIYSSFLPGKGSFSDAVRFRTSSIFDAAVDPIQLKNVTFEHVKGVEEAKQELQEVVEFLKNPHKFTVLGGKLPKGILLVGPPGTGKTLLARAVAGEADVPFYYASGSEFDEMFVGVGASRIRSLFREAKANAPCVIFIDELDSVGGKRIESPMHPYSRQTINQLLAEMDGFKPNEGVVIIGATNFPEALDNALIRPGRFDMQVTVPKPDVRGRTEILKWYLNKIKYDPSVDPEIIARGTVGFSGAELENLVNQAALKAAVDGKDMVTMKELEFSKDKILMGPERRSVEIDEKNKTITAYHESGHAIIAYYTKDAMPINKATIMTRGTTLGHVSLLPENDRWSETRSQLLAQMDVCMGGRVAEELIFGSDHITTGASSDFDNATKIARLMVTRFGMSEKLGVMTYTDPGKVSPETQSAIEQEVRTLLRDSYERAKNILKTHAKEHKNLAEALLKYETLDAKEIQIVLEGKKLEVR; from the exons atgttttccttctccaccGTGCAGCCCCAG GCTACTGTTCCTCTGAGTCACCTTATCAATGCCTTTCATTCAccaaaaaactccacaacttcTGCCAGCAAAGCATCCATACAGCCTGTCCAGAGGGACACCTCCCCAGAGCATGATCCTCAGAAGAGTGAG tctgtatttaaaaatttgaGAGATCTGGGATTGTCTGATTTGAAAGCTAACCAGTTCAGAGAGTTGGTGAACAGGCTGCTTCCTGGCTACTGTACAGAAAGCAAAGTCTCCTCGCAGTGGCACACGTCATATGTCTCTGCTCAGTCCTTCTTTGAAAATAAGCATG GTTTTGTGGATGTTTTCAGTGCTTTACGCTCATCTTGTTTGTATGGACAACATCCTCATCCCCTCCAAAATTTCTGTTCAGATGTTCGGTGTTGGCCAG TCTACATACAGACACGGAACTTTAAGACTCTGAGATCAAGATCAAGACGTCTGCAGTCAACATCTGATCAATTCACAGAACCAAAAAGTTCACTTTCTTCAATTTTGAAG GGTTTTATCCTGAGAAAGCTACGAATTGATGTTGAAAACTTAGACACactcatgaaaacaaaaaacatcccAGAGGCACACCAGGATGCTTTTAAAACTGGTTTTGCAGAAGGCTTTTTGAAAGCACAGGTATTCCTGCAAAAAACACTTG attCCTTAAGAAGATCAcgtttgctttctttctttctcttcgttctttgtttttatcttgCTATATATTCATCATTTTTACCTGGGAAAGGTTCCTTTTCTGATGCTG TACGCTTTCGAACATCAAGTATCTTTGATGCAGCAGTTGATCCAATCCAGCTGAAAAATGTCACCTTCGAACATGTTAAAGGG GTTGAAGAAGCTAAGCAGGAATTGCAAGAAGTTGTGGAATTTCtgaaaaacccccacaaattTACTGTATTAGGAGGTAAACTTCCAAAAG GCATTTTGTTAGTTGGACCACCTGGTACTGGCAAGACGCTCCTTGCGCGGGCTGTGGCGGGGGAAGCCGATGTTCCGTTCTATTACGCGTCCGGCTCTGAGTTTGATGAGATGTTTGTTGGGGTGGGAGCCAGTCGCATCCGGAGCCTCTTCA gGGAAGCAAAAGCAAATGCACCTTGTGTTATTTTCATTGATGAATTGGACTCTGTTGGTGGGAAGAGAATTGAATCTCCAATGCACCCCTATTCAAGACAGACCATTAATCAACTCCTTGCTGAAATGGATGG CTTTAAACCAAATGAAGGTGTTGTTATTATTGGTGCCACAAACTTCCCTGAAGCATTAGACAA TGCTCTAATACGTCCTGGTCGCTTTGATATGCAAGTTACTGTTCCCAAGCCTGATGTAAGAGGTCGCACGGAAATTCTGAAGTGGTACCTTAACAAAATCAAGTATGACCCAT CTGTTGATCCAGAAATAATTGCACGAGGCACAGTAGGATTTTCTGGAGCAGAGCTTGAAAATCTTGTCAATCAAGCTGCCTTAAAGGCAGCTGTTGATGGAAAAGATATGGTAACCATGAAAGAACTAGAATTCTCCAAGGACAAAATTCTAATGG GACCTGAACGTAGAAGTGTAGAAATTGATGAGAAGAACAAAACCATCACTGCTTACCATGAGTCTGGACATGCTATCATTGCCTATTACACCAAGGATGCCATGCCGATCAACAAGGCCACAATCATGACACGAGGGACAACACTGGGACAT GTATCTTTGCTCCCAGAAAATGACAGATGGAGTGAAACTAGATCCCAGTTGCTCGCACAGATGGATGTCTGTATGGGAGGAAGAGTAGCAGAAGAGCTCATATTTGGAAGTGATCACATCACAACAG GTGCTTCCAGTGATTTTGACAATGCTACCAAAATTGCAAGACTGATGGTGACTCGATTTGGAATGAGTGAGAAG cTGGGTGTTATGACCTACACTGATCCGGGGAAAGTCAGCCCGGAAACCCAGTCTGCAATTGAACAGGAAGTGAGGACACTTCTACGG GACTCCTATGAGCGAGCGAAGAACATCCTGAAGACTCATGCAAAAGAACACAAGAATTTAGCAGAAGCTTTATTGAAATATGAGACTTTGGATGCCAAAGAAATCCAAATTGttctagaggggaaaaaactaGAAGTAAGATGA
- the PTCHD3 gene encoding patched domain-containing protein 3: MAGPRDPAERCSRRNTNCVERPLRRLFEGLAGGVAACPWPFVLVPLLLSGGLGAGFVFLPQRQANDIEGQFTPTWGPAKAERDFVLRHFPTNDSERFSAARLPTEGAYAALIAVATNGTSVLDAAPWAEVLRLNATVHDAEYERLCARAAGRCASPNELLSRRGDAGPPEPGSLRFPVNDSVFLGAALGGVETDGGRVLRARALKLLYYLREDGPEAQDSRQWLEGFLQNISSKVAELRLGSIQVTYFTSLSRQQEFEGNTKSVIPLFSVTYFLTITFAIISCLRLSCIRNNIWLASCGVLSSGLAVLSSFGLMLFCGAPFVVTVANAPFLILGVGVDDMFIMIASWEQSLRKKEKSSVKSLLAETYAEAALSVTITTLTDVLAFFIGTWTAFPSVRSFCLYTGTAFVFCYVYTMTFFGAVLVLNHKREQGNRHWLTCMRVDVGKDQAENSCLYNACCIGSCSRQPSQPEGEHPMNVFFKKYYGPFVTNKWVKVLMVLLYGAYLAGSIYGCTQIREGIDLRNLANDASYVIPYYDDDDKYFSTYGPRVMVVITESVDYWNESVRLVIESCAQNLENISYVDRNLTESWLRVYIELGKRGLININSKTDFLNNLTVLFRARPSFEWDINKTQDEIEASRFFIQTVNVTSAVDEKNLLNELREAAEQCSIPLKVYHPAFIYYDQYLVIVQNTVQNVVVAAGAMLVVSLLLIPNPLCCLWVTFAIASVIVGVAGFMTFWNVNLDSISMINLVICIGFSVDFSAHISYAFVTSGESSANKRAIEALSLLGYPVLQGAVSTILGVVVLAAASTYIFRTFFKIMFLVILFGALHGLVFIPVFLTFFGNFGRSPNTISKKLELEKL; the protein is encoded by the exons ATGGCGGGGCCGCGGGACCCCGCGGAGCGCTGCTCCCGCCGCAACACCAACTGCGTGGAGCGGCCGCTGCGCCGGCTCTTCGAAGGGCTGGCGGGCGGCGTGGCCGCCTGCCCCTGGCCCTTCGTGCTGGTGCCGCTGCTGCTGTCGGGCGGGCTGGGCGCCGGCTTCGTCTTCCTACCGCAGCGGCAGGCGAACGACATCGAGGGGCAGTTCACGCCCACGTGGGGGCCCGCCAAGGCCGAGCGCGACTTCGTGCTGCGGCACTTCCCCACCAACGACTCGGAGCGCTTCTCCGCCGCGCGGCTGCCTACCGAGGGCGCCTACGCCGCCCTCATCGCCGTGGCGACGAACGGGACCTCGGTCCTGGACGCGGCGCCGTGGGCAGAGGTGCTGCGGCTGAACGCGACCGTGCACGACGCCGAGTACGAGCGGCTCTGCGCCCGCGCCGCCGGCCGCTGTGCCAGCCCCAACGAGCTGCTGTCGCGGCGGGGCGATGCGGGACCGCCCGAGCCGGGGAGCCTCCGCTTCCCCGTCAACGACAGCGTCTTCCTGGGAGCCGCGCTGGGCGGCGTGGAGACGGACGGCGGGCGGGTGCTCAGGGCGCGGGCCCTGAAGCTGCTCTATTACCTGCGGGAGGACGGCCCCGAGGCGCAGGACAGCCGGCAGTGGCTGGAGGGCTTCCTGCAGAACATCTCGTCCAAAGTGGCGGAGTTGCGCCTCGGCTCCATTCAG GTGACTTACTTTACCTCACTGTCAAGACAACAAGAGTTTGAAGGAAATACCAAGAGTGTGATCCCGCTCTTCTCCGTAACATATTTCCTGACAATAACCTTTGCAATCATCTCTTGCCTAAG actgAGCTGTATAAGAAATAATATCTGGCTTGCAAGCTGTGGAGTGCTTTCTTCTGGCTTAGCTGTATTAAGCAGCTTTGGATTGATGCTCTTCTGTGGAGCGCCGTTTGTGGTCACTGTAGCAAATGCACCATTCCTCATTCTGG GGGTTGGCGTTGATGACATGTTCATCATGATTGCTTCCTGGGAACAaagtttaaggaaaaaagaaaaatccagtgTTAAATCTCTGCTGGCTGAGACTTACGCAGAGGCAGCACTTTCTGTGACCATCACCACTCTGACGGATGTTTTGGCCTTCTTCATTGGCACCTGGACTGCTTTTCCGTCCGTGAGGTCTTTCTGCCTCTATACAGGGACAGCTTTTGTCTTCTGCTATGTATATACCATGACCTTCTTTGGGGCAGTTCTGGTATTAAATCACAAAAGAGAGCAAGGGAACCGGCACTGGCTGACTTGTATGCGTGTGGATGTAGGTAAAGATCAGGCTGAGAACTCCTGCTTGTACAATGCTTGCTGTATCGGCAGCTGTTCTAGGCAGCCATCTCAGCCAGAAGGTGAGCATCCAATGAACGtattctttaaaaagtattatGGCCCTTTTGTTACAAATAAATGGGTCAAGGTGCTCATGGTGTTGCTCTACGGAGCATATTTGGCTGGCAGCATTTATGGGTGTACTCAGATCAGGGAAGGCATCGATCTCCGAAATCTGGCAAATGATGCCTCCTACGTTATTCCATActatgatgatgatgacaaaTACTTCTCCACATACGGACCCAGGGTCATGGTTGTCATTACTGAGAGTGTAGATTATTGGAACGAGTCGGTGCGTCTTGTCATTGAGAGCTGCGCACAGAATTTAGAGAACATTTCCTATGTAGATAGGAACCTCACAGAGTCATGGCTGAGAGTATACATAGAACTTGGCAAAAGGGGTTTGATAAATATAAACAGTAAGACTGACTTCTTAAATAACTTAACTGTACTGTTCAGAGCTCGTCCCAGTTTTGAGTGGGACATAAACAAGACTCAGGATGAAATAGAGGCTTCACGTTTCTTCATCCAGACAGTGAACGTGACATCAGCCGTGGATGAGAAGAATCTCCTCAATGAGTTAAGAGAGGCAGCCGAGCAGTGCAGCATTCCACTGAAGGTGTATCACCCAGCCTTCATCTACTACGACCAGTACCTGGTAATAGTGCAGAACACTGTTCAGAACGTTGTGGTTGCTGCTGGGGCCATGCTCGTTGTCTCCCTCCTGCTCATTCCCAACCCGCTGTGCTGCTTGTGGGTGACCTTTGCTATAGCCTCTGTTATAGTTGGCGTTGCTGGTTTCATGACATTCTGGAACGTCAACCTCGATTCCATATCCATGATCAACCTGGTCATTTGCATTGGGTTTTCAGTAGATTTTTCTGCTCATATTTCCTATGCCTTTGTTACGAGTGGAGAGTCATCGGCCAATAAAAGGGCAATTgaagctctgtccctgctgggttACCCAGTTCTACAAGGTGCAGTTTCTACAATACTGGGCGTAGTTGTCCTGGCTGCAGCGAGCACCTACATCTTCAGGACGTTCTTCAAGATCATGTTCCttgttattttgtttggggcTCTTCATGGTCTTGTTTTTATTCCagtgtttttaacattttttggAAACTTTGGCAGATCACCCAATACCATATCTAAAAAACTTGAGCTTGAGAAATTATAA